The genomic region TGTGTGTCCTCCTCTCATGCACTGGTGGGACTCACAGTTTGCACTCTCACAGTCGAAGCCTTCACAGTCTGATTGTTGCTGTAGCGCTGCAACAGTTCGTCGATAAATCAGGTCGTCGACTCAAGGAAAATGAATCCAGCAACTGTTTTGATCTACCACTCAGTAATTTCAGGCATTTCTCGAGCTAAATGCCAAAATATTTGAGTGTGTATTTTCTGATTGTCAGTGAAATATCTTTGTGCTGTTCAGCCGAAACAAGGCATCACTTCGGGCTCTGGGAAATTACGATCGGcatttttacatcagtgtttctGAAATTTTACAGACTAAAGGGTTAatggataatgaaaacaatcatcagtTGCAGCCCTGCTTGGTTGCATTTGTCTGTTTATGTCTCAGCACCGAAGCTGGTTCCAGTGCTTGAAATTTAACACAGTTCTCAGACagtagtttttgtattttgaatgaAATAATATGTCACGATGCAATAAGGAGCATCTTATTTTTTCTGGTACATTTAGGTACACTGTAGGCTTACTAATTTGGAATTACAACCAAATAAATAGCAATATAATGACGTTAAAGTGAAGCTACTTGTGAGAATCCAACATTTTGAAGTTTGTTAAAACCCTTTTAGAAACAGTGCTGTTTTTTGACGCTCAGCCCCGGAGGTTGTTGTCTTGTTCATGGCCTTGAAGTGTAGTTTGATACAGACGAAGccttcatttttcatcacttGGACCAAACCAACGTGCCTGGTCAGGGGTGAGGGGTGGAGGActtgggtgggtgggtgtcGGTCATGGTGTCAACACTCCCTTCAGCCTTTAACGGCATCGTGCTAAAAGGAGCTGTACTGCTAACTGTGCTAGCCACGTGtcaccaaaaccaaaactttAGCTGCTATAAGAAAACATCTATTTACTATCTCATCAGATACATATAGCTTAATTATATTGATACAGAGAGACTAAGAGGATATGGTATTTTACTGCACTTAGAAAAAGATGCATGTGTTTTTGGTTGAGTCAAGATGCTGAGGTGGCGCTTGATTATTCTTTCTCTCCAACTCTGTTTGGAGCTGCCTACAGttaaagcatttttaattaataagAATATCAGAACAGGTTGTttcccctctgtgtttgttgtcatgttGAGGCTGTTTCTTAATGTCAGACATTACCAGCATTTGATTTTACTTGAAGAATAGTTATAGTTAGTCGTGGGCATGTTTAACATTGTTGGCTAGTGCTCtgcttgttttttaaagttgaaaTATATCCATAGAGAGCCTTATAACAGAAATCCCTTTTCCTCTCATGATGCCACTTACAGTAAATCGACCTCTAGAGCCTGTAGACAGGGCTACAGATGCCTTTTTcctcaaaaataaaagcatttttaagTCTGAATGgagatatatttatattaaagaTACTAATAAAATGCACAGACCACTTATTTTTTCTAACAAAGTCCTATTTGAAGGGAGATAATATAGCTGTATGGAAATATGGCATTTAATAATCCTAGTGGTCTctgatcttttttcttttccaaattTGATAATGCAATACTTGTgtgtgaaaagcaaaaactgaTGTATTTGCTGCTTTGTGCAGACTGTCGGTGGGAAGGGGGGTTGTTTAGTTCATGTATGTAGATGAGCCATCAACCCTCCTCTGCAGAGACGACCTGTGAATGAAGACCTCCCTCgtactttgttgtttttatcatctCAAAAGCTCATCGAAGAGATTACAAACTGATGGGGTTTAATGTGTGTCTCAATGCACGTGCTgaaaactgcatcaaacttctttttttattattattcttttgcaTATTcatgaaaagaggaaggaggagggttGAAAGTTCATCCTTGGACCGATTTGTCCGTTAACAGACTGTGCCTTTTCTGATGgtgctgaaaaaaaatacaaaatacaagtCAAATCAAAGAAATCTTAACATTCAGAAAAAAGGGCGCTGAACCCTGAGTCTACATTACTAAGTATATATTGATACATGACAATACTGTAAGGCGTGattgtgtgcgtgcgtgtatgtatttgtgtgtgagtgtgtgtggatacCTCTGACATATGCCAAGAACACAAAAATATGCAGAACTGATCAGTTTGGAGCTGACAGGACCAAAAGGCCTGTGGggatcagttttttttctttttcttattttttattttttaagtggACGGGCACTTTCAAGCACAACCCAACCCAAAAACTTAACATTTctgaattaaagaaaaataataggGGAACACTCACGACTCTGTAAGTAAGGAGTAGCTCAGTGTAGACATTAtgtagcatttatttatttaactttatttctaTTTGGGACGTGACCCCTCTCTTACTgtctgtaaacatgttttcttttcctcctttagCTTATAATTTATGTGTTCATTCTCAAAATGGATGGCAATAATGAAGCAATCGTAACATTTCTGTGCAATCATGTTGTCTGGCCTTCCCTCTGTGTATGCATGTCACTATCAAACCCCTTTATGATATTtagttttgcttctttttttttttcctaatgtgAATTTTAGACGTTTACAGACTTGGGATAGTTCTTTGTTTTGAGTTGTTAACTCCACGAGTGCCCGTCTCCCAATGTTAAGGGATTCCCCCACgataaataaatctttaaacaCCTCTGTGGTTGACTGCATATCATCacactcaaaaagaaaaaatgaagttTGGGTTTCACAGTATATTAatgtgcttttgttgttgttgttttttttttttttgcctgattGTGAGATTGTGTCACTTTTAGAAGTAAAACTGTACGTCAAGACCTTTTGTCTTAACACTCATCTGATCCTGGTCCTAAGTTGAGCCTTTTTATTTGGTTGtcatatttaaatttttttttttttttgaataaataCTCTATGTATGAAATGcatgagtttgtttttgatgtttctccactcagaaaacaaaatggaaacatttagaAAGCAATGAATACACTTATGGTTCATGAACTttccagagagacagaaaactgatCAGAGATACAGCTGTTAATTTCATGGATATTAACCTAGTTATCAGTACTTCAAAGTCTTTATACACTGGTATCTAGTCTTTTCTCTATAGGCagtgagaaaaacagatttgtagattattttttttttaaattcagtctCATTCTATTAAGATGCTACAGCAGCCATTTTACTCACAATCGCATTCATGCTCACAGAAAAGTGAGTGAAACTCAAAAGAGGAACTAACATAGATGTATGGTGTTTTTAACTCAAGTAATTTTGCTACTTCCTGTGAAGGATAAGTGTTGCTATGACGACTGTACAAGTAATACTCCTTAATGAGTTTCAGGTCTGATTTTCATTGTAAAGGGAGTCATAATTTCCTCATTAATTTACTCTATTGAGTATTTATTATCTATGGATGACAGGGCAGTCCACCACTTTAGTTCAGACTTAATTATCTGTACATTATTTCGATGACCTGTCGTTCATGTCCTCCTTGATTTTGATCTTTGCATTTAATCCAGCGCGTTGCATTCTGGGTACTGGGCGCCATATTTTGGGATACGTTTAAGACGCTCTGGATGCATGTTATTAAGTGTTCATGATACACATCTTCAGACACAactaaatagaaaaaaaaacagaataatagaGAAGTAAAAACACGAATGGACGTTGCGAGTCTGTCTCTGGATGAATTGTCATCATTTGGTGagttaaaacaagttttttctGTAGCGAAACAATCTGGGGAAAATTTAGGTTTGTAAAATACTTATTTTACGAACAATACCTGCAAAGCTAATGATATTCCCACCAACACGAgctgtatttgttgtgtttagtgctaaaaAGTCAACCTAAGACGATAAACACAGTCaatattatacctgctaaacgttagcattttagcatcttggcgttagcatttagctcagcGCACTGCTGTGTCGAAGTACagagcagctagcatggctgtagactttaaaaaaggaggagaaagcagagaaacaaaaaggtAAATCGTGTAAAAAGTAATTTATAGTATATATTACAAAGTGTTGTAACTCGTCtatgtctgttgtgtttcttgCCTGTGATATACAGCTGCACAAAACAgaagttttaacattttttgcaTGCTAAAAGATGTTTGCTAAAGGGTGTTTGCAATATTAAATACTTACATTTTAAACGTTAAAAGGAAATGATAAAAAGTGTACAGATTATTCCTACTAAATAAAAGTTTTTCAGGAATGTTACTCCCCAGAAATTATTAGAAaagtataaatgaaaaaataaagtgagaTTCTACTGGCTGTTAAAAATGCAACTGGATGAAATGATGGTTAGAGGTAATATTTGCAGCCAATATTTGACCTTTCTCAGCAGCCTTTTTACCTGCTGGGAAACAGGAGGACATCAGACAGGTTTCATTAAACTTTATATAAATTGTGGCTGTACACACTAAACTAATAAACGTGCGCCGCTGAACCGACGTGTCTGGCTGTACTCAGAGCAGTATATGACAGGACACTATAAAGGGATGTtatctgtgtgtacatgcactCCACCTGCATAGGAGCGCTGCATTCATTATTACTGACAGGAAATGGCCAGAGGACGGTTATCAGTCGCTCCATGTTTGAAGTCCCCTCACATCAGAATGAGACACACTTTATAACCGCGCTTCACTACAGCGTTGTGAAATCTCTGTGTTTACACTTCCGGCTGTCTGTGCATATTACTCCAAATTAACTCGGCAGTGTACAGTCTCCACTTCCTGCTTATGTAATTTAACACCCCCTGGTTTTAATTGCTTTATCCCTCACTCCTATAAAACACTCATGTTTGATTAAACAGTTGTACTCTGAGTCACAGAAAAGGTTGTTTGACAGGATACTGTATGTGCCATGACTGGACAGTTTCCTGCTTCATCTATACTCTAGCGTCAGACAGGGGTCAGCACCTTTAGGGTAAAAATCAACACCTTGGTTACTCTGATAACCAGTAACCCCAGTTCTCTGAGGACAGAGAGCTATGTAAGGCCAGAGAGCCACATTTACAGAAACAGTgaagtagaaaagaaaaaaataaggaACTGAAGTTTGAGGCTCTTAAACTGTAAAAGGTCCAGCAGAAAATCTGTGGAATtaactaaattaaattattaagtACTATCACTGGTACAAAATGGCTTCAACAGCTACAGCCCTTCATgttaaacaaagagaaaatggaaatggtAAATAAGAGTAAAGGAAATAAATTAAAGAGCTTTGAGTTGCTGGATTGCGAGACAACTTTTAAGTGACggtttgttttggaaaaagGACATAGATGATGAACTAATCAGCAGgtaaataactgaaaataaacttgCATATTGAAGTGTTTACTGCATCTCTTTTAAGCTCTGGAGCAAACATCATCTTTAAAAGTTACTGATATTAACACTccctcaaaaacacacacacacacacatatatatatatatatatatatatacacacacacacacatatatatatatatataatatatatatatatatataatctttCAAGGAGGGGCTGCTTCCCTGTATTTGTCAGTCTTGGGAGGTCTCTGGTGAGGACAGAGCTGAGACCCTCGACACCTCAGAATGTGCAGCTTCGCCATGATGTTCTTGAAGCAGTGATTTAACATACTCCTGACCGCTGCTGAAGAGAAGTAGAAGATAATTGGATCCAGGCAGGCGTTGAAGGTGCTGGAGAGCAAAGCCACGTTCCTCCAGTCCTCACTCTCCTTACGGACAAACCCCACCACGTGGGAGGCGTTGTAAGGCCCAAAACAGACGGCGAATACTATCAGAGTGCCGAGCGCCAGACCTATGGCGCGCAGCCTCCGCCGCCTTCCAATGTTTGGAAGACGCGACAGGATGAGGATGAAGTTAACGTAGCAGAAGGAGCAGATGAAGAAAGGGATGCAGAAGAGAACGAAGAAGAGCTCCAAGCGGACCGGCAGCAGAATTTTGAGCTCGTCCTCTGTGAAATTCAGGTAGCAGGTTCGTGGAGGGGGCAgggctgccactgctgctgtcagtgtctgtACCTTTGTTCCACTGTGCATAGGGTATGATGTAGACAATGCTGAGGTTCGAAGAGGTCACCACCCAGAATATGATACTGGCCAGCACAGCGTAGCGAGGCCTGCGACACAGGGAGTACCTGAGTGGGTAGGCAACCCCCAGGTAACGCTCCACACTCACGGCTGTGAGGAGCAGCGTACTGTTGTAGATGGTGACATAGAACAGAAAACCAGTGAAGGGACACAGGGGGAAGGGCAGCAGCCAGGCCATGTCGTCCGAGGCCTCCTTCATTTTGAATGGCAGGAAGACCAGGAAGATAAGGTCAGAGATGGTGaggttgaggaggaggacgtCTATTGGGGTTGCCTTGCGGTGCACCTTGCGACAGAAGGTGCAGAATGCCAGGATGTTGGCAGGGACGCCCATCAGGAAGGTGAGGATGTAGACACAAAGCAACAGGTGACTGTACAGCATGGTGACTGCTCACAGTAGGGACAGACTCTCTAGGACACtgggatgaaagaaaacatgaatcatTATTAATAaagccaaagaaaaaaaggaatagtTAACAGAAGGTTTGAAAGACTTTGCCTCTTTTGAAGATTAATAATCATCATGGGAATTTCTAAAGTTTGGTCTCATCCTAGCCATGCCTAGCCTATGCTAGAGGTGTGGCTCCAGACACAGCAATGTGGATCCGTccaatatctcaacaactgtgaCATGGATTGCCACGAaattattcacacacagacatgttccCCAGAGAATGTATCCTTGTAACcttggtgatcccctgacttttgctttaaaatttaatttgtcCATTTCTTTGAATCTTCAGATTCTAAAGAAACTTAATTCCGGTCTCTAATGGATCTAAATCATCTGTAAAGGAAAGAGGTCTTTTGTTTGAATGAAAGATTAACTGCTCAAAGAAACTATTAATTCTACTATTGCAAGTAAAGATGTAGAACTTCTCCATCAAATATCTCACAAACCAAAAACTTCACATtgtcttttaaatgaaattctGAGATTTAAATTATAAGATGCAAATCGACTACAGAAATCAACATAATTACACCTGCATatggttttatttaaaggaCAAGGCTGGTGTTAATCTCTATTTTTCTGATTGTTAATAAATATTCTgcaaagaccaaaaccaacaatatgTCTCAGCACTTCCAGACTTCCTCTCCCTATCTGGTTCCCATTGGTTCCTATTGAAAATCTTTGAAAATGGGGCACAAATGTctagtttcttttttaaataaggAGGAGTCAGAGTCAAACTGCTGTTGTAGGAAATATTAATCCTATATGTATAATATGTAATCcactcaaaaataaataaataaaggaacaCGTCACCCAGACCAACAGTGACATTCAAatctttttaaaagtttttggacACAGAGGAGTGAGTTTGGATGCACAGACAATCGTTGCTAGTAGAATAAATTCTCTGTTGGTTTTGGACAATAGGAAAAATATGGAATATCACaagacttatcctttaaattATCTATGGACACACTAAAAGTTGTTGGTTTAAACATACCAAACATCTCTGAATTCCAGCATTGACTTGCCTCAGTTTTACCTGCACTTTTACTTAACACTTAACCATCAAactaatgtaaaaatgaaaagaatataGATACATAACTAGTTAAATATGTCCTTCAGTGGATATATGACTAAAAGTGTGATTAACTCACCTCTGTCAAACTTGAAAAACCAGGCTCTCCATCCCCGTGTGGCCGTCCTCTCTGGTGCTGCAGCTCTCTGGCAGCATGCTTCGCCTCCTGGAAGCGGACTGTCTCATCAGATCACAGGACTGCACTTAATATGCATGTCCTACTGAATATCTGCTATCTCACATTCAATAGCGGAAATTTAATAAGCTTCTGGACACAGTCTTTGTTCTCCACGCTCTCTAAACATCATCTCCCAGCAACCACTTAGACGCTCACTGTGATGCGGATGGAAATAAGTTGtaatgactttttttgtgtgtgaacgCGATGGTGACAAAGGAAAGGTTGCATCAGTTAAAACATCTTAAAACAAAGGATGGAGACTTTATTTGTGTGTAGTGCCCAGCAGATGGCAGAGAGCTCAAATTCACATGTTCACTCTACAGGGTCTCATTGAAaaatttcagcttttattttgtatttacaacacttcctttgtctttttttctttttttttaagatgagaTTGAAATGATGTGCTGGACCCTTAATCATTTGTAATATCTGTCATTTGAGACATCAAACATAAGCAGATTATGTAGGAGGAGAAATTATGTATTTTGTTAATGGAGttctgcattaaaaatgaaataaggaaaatacaattaaaaatcCAGTTCCAAATCATCAAGGAGGGTCTAAATATGCCTGATTAATTaggaaaaacattaaaacatgatcACTGTTTGCAAATCAATCCAAACTTTATTGGTCAAAGATGCTTGAATGACATGTAACCTTATTTTACACTGACTGCAGATTAAATTCAGGTTAACTTCAAATTAGCATCAGCAGGTGCTAAGAAGTTATTAACAGTAGAATAAAGGACTTATTAAAGGGAAGTTGACTCACCTGACACTTGTTGATACCAGTGGCATATTTGGCTGATGTTGATGTCAGAACCAAACTACCTGAGGGAGCAGACGGGTTCAACCTGTGGAGTCACTCAGCTCCACTGTGGTCTGACACCCAGTCCAGTTCGTtatctccatccctccctccaacCAGCCCCCATTTTTATACCGTCTGTCTGCAGCACAATGTTCTCAACAACAGGCTGTGATTAGTCTGCAGCTTGGTGCCAAATGATCCCTGTCTGATCTGCACTGGTGGGGGCTGAACATTAAAGACCCATTAAGACCACACATGTTTTTCAAGTGGTTCATGTTGTGCTCTTGTCTATATTAGCTCATTTGATCTAAACATATTATTGGTTTATTGAGTGGGCTACGCCCAGACCGTGGCGTGTCGTTTAATAGTCTTTATCAATAATCCTGTTATTGTTTCGTATTTCGAATTCAATTTTCTATACGGATATATTTTCCAAGTCACTTCCTGCCTTCCTTCTGTTTCGTCAGCAAAAACGTCCTCATGCCCTTTCAATCTTCTTTAGTGCctgtatttgtgcatgtattGAGCATATtagattttctcattttctggtTTCAGTAGCTGTATCCTTGTATAATTCTTGATTCATTTGTGTGTGACATTGTAGGTTTTTCTGTAATGAACTTACTGCCACAATccacaaaaaaatatgtttattgttACGGCTACTTAAATATATGGAAGCGTAATGAtgcccagaaaaaaaaagacattttattacaAGGTCTCTTATATTCTGTCAGGCTTAATTTATAGTACTGTGATCATGTTGCTCCTTTTAACAACCATACAGTCATTAATCATTCATCAAGTGAACTGAGCATGAACTGATAAGCTCAGCTAACATGTAAAAGATAACATGAGTCATTTATTTAGCATGTAAAAAAGTAGAAGGTATTATTATCAGCTTTTTATAGaaataaagatagaaaaagaaacaaTTGTGGGGTAAAATAGAGAAGCAGTGagaattgttttgttttgatgacagAAAATTCTTATATATATAATTTGGTTTATAACACACGAACTTCTAAACATTAGTTGAATTGTATCACATTACACTAACAGGTGTTTCTATTTCTTTGTCCACCGCATTTATATCAACCTGATCGACAGGGTGTAGCATCAAGGAGGAACAGGAGACAAAGACTTGAGCTGGACGTGGAGGAGCAGGTAGCAGGATCATGATCCGGCAAAGACTGGAGGGATCAGCCAGGGTTTCTACGCTGAGGTCGATGGTCGCGTTGATTGGGTGGCGAGTTGCAGCTGTTCAGGTGAGTtggcaggaggagaaacaaaccGGGGACAAACAAACCACGCTAGGGAGCATGAGGGGAAAACACAGGGGAAGGGAGGACAACAACCTCTCAATCGCCTTTCTAAAAAGGAACATCATAACCTTcataaatagttaaataaatTACTGCAAGCATGTTGTATTAAGCTGCATTAGTTGTAGGtgggtgtacctaataaactgccaactgaatTTATACTTAAAATGCCTATTCTGTGGTAACAACCCATTAGAAAGTGATTTAAATCTCTTGTAAATCTATCAAATATGACATTCTTTGTACATGAACTTTCTACACTTTAttctgggttttatttccagCTGTGTGTTGTGCCCAACGGGGAGTTAGAAATATCAGAGGTattaacatttttgtcattatttttaaaagacaaCAGACGACCAACCACACGTAATACACTTGGAAAAATCatactttattttgaaggtgattgtagaacatttttcaaagtaaaaatacttaGTTAAGAAAGTGAATTAACATGTTCAGAATCTAGTTAATTTCAATCTTGATTCATTTCAAACACCAAATCGTTGATATACTTTTATACCTCTTATCCCACTGAGGATATTTTGACTCatcacaggtgtaactaatgaCAGTAACGATCTGCTCCATTTATGTGTGCCAGCGCACTGAAACA from Lates calcarifer isolate ASB-BC8 linkage group LG3, TLL_Latcal_v3, whole genome shotgun sequence harbors:
- the LOC108898798 gene encoding LOW QUALITY PROTEIN: free fatty acid receptor 3-like (The sequence of the model RefSeq protein was modified relative to this genomic sequence to represent the inferred CDS: inserted 2 bases in 1 codon) encodes the protein MLYSHLLLCVYILTFLMGVPANILAFCTFCRKVHRKATPIDVLLLNLTISDLIFLVFLPFKMKEASDDMAWLLPFPLCPFTGFLFYVTIYNSTLLLTAVSVERYLGVAYPLRYSLCRRPRYAVLASIIFWVVTSSNLSIVYIIPYAQWNKGTDTDSSSGSPXPPPRTCYLNFTEDELKILLPVRLELFFVLFCIPFFICSFCYVNFILILSRLPNIGRRRRLRAIGLALGTLIVFAVCFGPYNASHVVGFVRKESEDWRNVALLSSTFNACLDPIIFYFSSAAVRSMLNHCFKNIMAKLHILRCRGSQLCPHQRPPKTDKYREAAPP